One genomic window of Oscillospiraceae bacterium includes the following:
- a CDS encoding zinc dependent phospholipase C family protein, which translates to MPACMAHYQFGQEMIKRLDPELMAVIHNHRREYEIGLQGPDIFYYYKTYRPNRVFRHGLNCHSRPAIQMFAPMFKENREGAALAYLLGLICHYALDRSCHPYVYGNSRGLGDHFKIESAFDCYIIKNRSLKAERFECFPISDLDYAALASLWPGIPEKAIKKSIRAQRFCTRLIDRRNIVRAFETGSHKNPQDLADKKQEAHTAALEMLYQKALLDCPLLVKSAVSAMRANTEYCVGFHLNHEGVDPSARRELIPADCSIADSPAG; encoded by the coding sequence ATGCCGGCTTGCATGGCGCATTACCAATTCGGCCAAGAGATGATAAAACGGCTCGATCCCGAACTGATGGCTGTGATCCACAACCACCGCCGGGAATACGAAATCGGCCTTCAGGGGCCGGACATCTTCTATTATTATAAAACCTACCGGCCCAACCGCGTCTTCCGCCACGGACTCAACTGCCACTCGCGCCCCGCGATTCAAATGTTCGCACCCATGTTTAAAGAAAACCGCGAAGGCGCCGCGCTGGCGTATCTGCTCGGCCTGATCTGCCATTACGCGCTCGACCGCAGCTGCCATCCTTATGTGTACGGAAACAGCCGGGGGCTCGGCGACCACTTTAAAATCGAATCCGCGTTTGATTGTTACATCATAAAAAATCGCAGCCTGAAAGCAGAGCGTTTCGAGTGCTTCCCGATTTCCGATCTCGATTATGCGGCGCTGGCCTCTCTGTGGCCGGGGATCCCCGAAAAAGCCATTAAAAAATCCATTCGGGCGCAGCGGTTTTGCACCCGCCTGATTGACCGCAGAAACATCGTGCGCGCCTTTGAAACAGGTTCGCATAAAAATCCGCAGGACCTCGCGGACAAAAAGCAGGAAGCGCATACCGCAGCTTTGGAAATGCTGTATCAAAAGGCGCTCCTCGATTGTCCGCTGCTGGTGAAAAGCGCTGTCAGCGCGATGCGGGCGAATACGGAATACTGTGTGGGCTTTCATCTGAATCACGAGGGCGTCGATCCGAGCGCCCGCCGCGAACTGATCCCCGCAGACTGCAGCATTGCCGATTCCCCTGCAGGATAA
- a CDS encoding helix-turn-helix transcriptional regulator: MILADKILTLRKNNGWSQEDLAEKLNVSRQSISKWESAAAIPDINRILDMAKLFGVTTDYLLKDDLDTAVYSDTDDTAGKRITVQEMNDYLKDNRQFAKRTAWGVLLSILSPIAVIELAGNSEAIGITESAGAAIGVAALLLIVAAAVALFIISGTSMSRYHYLQNNNFELEYGAEGIVRERRDAFSKTHTVSIVIGVALCILCALPLVVAGALNAEESILIGLVAVLLAIVSVAAFMFVRVGVIMNGYNRLLSEGDYAKPQREQEEQHEKLGGIFWPLVVAVYLVWSFLSGRWGITWLIWPVAAFVFAALKALISAVKKK; encoded by the coding sequence ATGATCTTAGCGGATAAAATTTTGACCTTGCGCAAAAATAACGGCTGGTCGCAGGAAGATTTGGCCGAGAAACTCAACGTCTCCAGACAGTCCATCTCCAAGTGGGAGAGCGCCGCCGCCATTCCGGATATCAACCGGATTCTGGACATGGCGAAACTCTTCGGGGTGACGACCGATTATCTATTGAAAGACGACCTCGACACCGCCGTCTATTCCGACACCGACGATACCGCCGGAAAGCGCATCACGGTTCAGGAGATGAACGACTATCTGAAAGACAATCGGCAATTTGCCAAACGGACGGCTTGGGGTGTGCTGCTGAGCATTCTCTCTCCGATCGCCGTGATCGAACTTGCCGGCAATTCCGAAGCCATCGGCATCACGGAAAGCGCCGGCGCTGCCATAGGCGTTGCGGCATTGCTCTTGATCGTCGCCGCGGCAGTCGCACTGTTCATCATCAGCGGCACCTCCATGAGCCGCTATCATTATCTGCAAAACAACAATTTCGAACTGGAATACGGCGCGGAAGGCATCGTTCGGGAACGGCGCGACGCATTTTCCAAGACCCATACGGTAAGCATCGTCATCGGCGTGGCGCTGTGCATTTTATGCGCGCTGCCGCTGGTCGTCGCGGGTGCTTTGAACGCAGAAGAAAGTATTCTGATCGGACTTGTCGCCGTGCTGTTAGCTATCGTCTCGGTGGCGGCCTTCATGTTCGTTCGGGTCGGCGTAATTATGAACGGATACAACCGTCTGCTCTCCGAGGGCGATTATGCCAAACCGCAGCGCGAACAGGAGGAACAGCATGAAAAACTCGGCGGCATCTTTTGGCCGCTCGTGGTCGCCGTCTATCTGGTTTGGAGTTTCCTTTCCGGAAGATGGGGTATCACTTGGCTGATCTGGCCGGTCGCGGCATTCGTATTTGCCGCGCTGAAAGCCCTCATTTCCGCCGTAAAAAAGAAATAA
- the mutY gene encoding A/G-specific adenine glycosylase → MDKSNQFNSLGGIVKPLLDWYGQNARILPWRENTDPYRVWVSEIMLQQTRVETVIPYYNRFITALPDIKALAEANEQILLKLWEGLGYYSRVRNLQKAAQKIMTEFNGQFPDEFNDILSLPGIGTYTAGAISSICFEKPVPAVDGNVLRVLSRLLGSEADIALPEVKAEFTELLRQIYPKNHCGDFTQSLMELGAIICLPNGMPNCMLCPLAALCEANRSGRQAELPIKSKKTPRKKEQMTVFLLLCGDKIALQKRPQGVLLGGLWEFPNAPGHLTAEQAKGILAQWKIAAASISEGPRKKHIFTHIEWEMTSYLVSCETTPEIFTWVTREQLTKDLALPSAFQGYLNSI, encoded by the coding sequence ATGGATAAAAGCAATCAATTCAATAGCCTCGGCGGCATTGTGAAACCGCTGCTCGATTGGTACGGCCAAAATGCCCGTATTCTGCCGTGGCGCGAAAACACCGATCCCTACCGCGTGTGGGTGTCGGAGATTATGCTGCAGCAGACCCGCGTCGAGACCGTGATTCCCTATTATAATCGTTTTATAACCGCTCTGCCGGATATCAAGGCGCTGGCTGAAGCGAATGAACAGATATTGCTCAAACTCTGGGAGGGCTTGGGGTATTATTCCCGCGTGCGCAATCTGCAAAAGGCCGCGCAGAAGATTATGACCGAATTTAACGGGCAATTCCCCGACGAGTTTAATGATATTTTGTCGCTGCCCGGGATCGGAACCTATACGGCGGGGGCGATTTCTTCAATTTGCTTTGAAAAACCCGTTCCGGCGGTGGACGGGAATGTGCTGCGCGTGCTGTCTCGGTTGTTGGGCAGTGAAGCTGATATCGCACTGCCGGAAGTCAAGGCGGAATTCACCGAATTATTGAGACAGATTTACCCCAAAAACCATTGCGGGGATTTTACGCAGTCATTGATGGAACTCGGTGCGATCATTTGTTTGCCCAACGGCATGCCGAACTGCATGCTCTGCCCGCTCGCCGCTCTTTGCGAAGCCAACCGAAGCGGAAGACAAGCGGAACTTCCGATTAAAAGCAAAAAGACGCCCCGCAAAAAAGAACAGATGACCGTCTTTTTGCTGTTATGCGGGGACAAAATCGCCCTGCAAAAACGACCGCAAGGGGTTTTACTCGGCGGGTTATGGGAATTCCCGAACGCACCCGGGCATCTGACCGCGGAACAGGCAAAAGGGATTTTGGCGCAATGGAAAATCGCGGCCGCCTCGATTTCCGAGGGACCGCGCAAAAAGCATATTTTCACCCATATCGAATGGGAAATGACGAGTTATCTGGTTTCCTGCGAAACCACACCTGAGATTTTTACTTGGGTGACGAGGGAACAATTAACCAAAGACCTTGCCCTGCCCTCGGCGTTTCAGGGGTATTTAAACTCTATTTGA
- the eno gene encoding phosphopyruvate hydratase has protein sequence MDTLKIVKITGREILDSRGNPTVEAEVTLQDGSVGVGAVPSGASTGIFEALELRDGDKKRYGGKGTLKAVANINGIINKTLYGMDAADTYALDKVMMKADGTKDKSKLGANAILAVSIASAKAAAKALGIPLFRFLGGVFANTLPVPMMNILNGGAHAANNIDVQEFMVMPVGACCFKEGLRQCAEVFHALAKELKGKGLSTSVGDEGGFAPNLGSEKEAIELILAAVESCRYAPGKDFVLAIDAAASEWKGDGCYLQPKSGKKYTSDELIKYWEDLCGKYPILSLEDPLDEEDWDGWKNITATLGKKVQLVGDDLFVTNTERLDKGIQSGCANSILIKLNQIGSVSETIEAIKMAQRANYTAVVSHRSGETSDATIADLAVASNCGFIKTGAPSRGERTAKYNRLLKIEAELGDSANYLGRGAFHVK, from the coding sequence ATGGACACATTGAAAATAGTAAAGATCACCGGGCGGGAGATTCTTGATTCCCGAGGAAATCCGACGGTTGAGGCCGAAGTGACTTTGCAGGACGGCAGTGTCGGTGTCGGCGCGGTGCCGAGCGGCGCTTCTACCGGCATCTTCGAAGCGCTTGAACTGCGCGACGGCGATAAAAAACGCTACGGCGGCAAGGGCACCTTGAAAGCCGTCGCAAATATCAACGGGATCATCAATAAAACGCTTTACGGAATGGACGCCGCGGATACCTATGCGCTCGATAAGGTGATGATGAAAGCCGACGGCACAAAAGACAAGAGCAAGCTGGGCGCGAATGCGATTTTGGCCGTCTCCATTGCTTCTGCTAAAGCAGCGGCAAAGGCGTTGGGCATTCCGTTGTTCCGGTTTTTGGGCGGGGTTTTTGCAAACACGCTGCCCGTGCCGATGATGAACATCCTCAACGGCGGCGCGCACGCAGCCAACAATATCGATGTGCAGGAATTTATGGTCATGCCGGTCGGGGCATGCTGTTTCAAAGAGGGCCTGCGGCAGTGCGCCGAGGTTTTTCACGCGCTCGCCAAAGAGCTGAAAGGCAAGGGGCTTTCGACTTCGGTCGGTGACGAGGGCGGTTTCGCACCCAATCTCGGCAGCGAAAAAGAAGCGATTGAATTGATTTTGGCTGCTGTTGAGAGTTGCAGGTATGCGCCGGGCAAGGATTTTGTGCTGGCCATCGACGCCGCCGCGAGCGAGTGGAAAGGCGACGGGTGCTATTTGCAACCCAAGAGCGGCAAAAAGTACACTTCGGATGAATTAATCAAATACTGGGAAGACCTCTGCGGCAAATATCCAATTTTGTCCCTCGAAGACCCGCTCGACGAGGAGGATTGGGACGGCTGGAAGAACATCACCGCGACGCTGGGTAAAAAAGTGCAGCTGGTCGGCGACGACTTGTTTGTCACCAACACCGAGCGGCTCGATAAGGGTATTCAGTCGGGCTGCGCCAATTCGATTTTGATCAAATTGAATCAGATCGGCAGCGTGTCCGAGACCATCGAAGCCATCAAAATGGCGCAGCGGGCGAATTATACCGCCGTGGTTTCCCACCGTTCGGGCGAGACCTCGGACGCCACCATCGCAGATTTGGCCGTCGCGTCCAACTGCGGTTTTATCAAGACCGGCGCACCGAGCAGAGGCGAGCGCACCGCGAAATACAACCGCCTGCTCAAAATCGAAGCGGAATTGGGCGACAGCGCGAACTATCTCGGCAGAGGTGCGTTTCACGTCAAATAG
- a CDS encoding glycoside hydrolase family 2 TIM barrel-domain containing protein, with amino-acid sequence MRTVNTLRDWDFFDEDLPISAVGSDETDFKAVTVPHDWAISRPLVHREAEVQLSLNTLHDDPKFTFASAQGFYERWGVAWYRRKLDFVLSEEQTAWLTFDGVFHESTLYNNGTEVGRHSYGYTPFVIPVKPGNVALRVDNSPAHLADRWYSGCGIIRPVTLTVTDKLHIKPFGISVTTPEISDDSATVAVSVQVKNDFAENKNAAINIQLIDPNGNTCASTEITLAISAGACISGEAKLTIPNPRRWDITDPALYTCKITLSRDGKAVNCVEQRFGIRTAVLIPGKGFYLNGKNVKLKGVNLHHDLGMTGAAWHKGLARQRLEALKAISCNAIRTSHNPPAAELLDLCDEMGFLVMDEAFDKWETLRYGRIFDACWKNDLDATIDRDRNHPSVVIWSVGNEVNHQGHDDMIGRLKMLTDRVREKDPTRPVTFAMEPHAFDPAQNALSPAEKAELVEKMLPYIDLISCNYQEQWYDEYHKRMPDALIVGTETFPFYRGQAKRFDAYLPVNPWLDCKKDHVVGQFMWAGIDYLGEAVGCGGWPVRGWSGGVIDTAGQLKAKAQLTRSMWSQEPMIAMAVCDDTLKNPMEPGPWSSPKWAEGWNFEHLDATCVRMNVFTNCEEAEIRQGETPLLRRRIDEFPGGFMEFFIPWAKGEITAVGFNAGQEVCRQTVKTADEPTRIQLAAKAYEDGDGTPIIRVEALAADEQGTPCYRCEQKITFHAGEGLSLLGTDNGDLTDHTPYASACRALYHGCCVACFTEETNGPITVSVVTDEGLCGEITV; translated from the coding sequence ATGCGGACTGTAAACACCCTGAGAGATTGGGATTTTTTTGACGAGGACTTGCCCATATCCGCTGTCGGGTCGGACGAAACCGATTTTAAAGCGGTAACCGTGCCCCACGACTGGGCGATCTCCCGCCCGTTGGTGCATCGGGAAGCCGAGGTCCAGCTGTCTTTGAATACCCTCCACGACGACCCTAAATTTACGTTTGCGTCGGCGCAGGGTTTTTACGAGCGCTGGGGAGTGGCGTGGTATCGCCGGAAACTGGATTTTGTCCTGTCCGAAGAGCAGACCGCCTGGCTGACTTTTGACGGGGTGTTTCACGAATCCACTTTATACAACAACGGAACCGAGGTGGGTCGGCACAGCTATGGCTATACCCCCTTTGTAATTCCCGTGAAGCCGGGAAACGTCGCCCTGCGGGTGGACAACTCGCCCGCTCATCTGGCTGACCGATGGTATTCCGGCTGCGGCATCATCCGGCCGGTCACTTTGACGGTCACAGACAAACTGCACATCAAGCCCTTCGGGATTTCCGTCACCACGCCGGAAATTTCCGACGATTCGGCCACTGTCGCCGTGTCCGTTCAAGTGAAAAACGACTTTGCTGAAAATAAAAATGCCGCAATCAATATACAACTGATTGACCCCAACGGAAATACTTGCGCTTCAACGGAAATCACTCTGGCCATATCTGCCGGGGCTTGCATTTCCGGAGAAGCCAAGCTGACGATTCCGAACCCCCGTCGCTGGGATATCACCGATCCGGCGCTGTATACCTGCAAAATCACACTGAGCCGGGACGGGAAAGCCGTGAATTGTGTTGAGCAACGTTTCGGCATCCGCACCGCCGTACTGATCCCCGGCAAGGGCTTTTATTTAAACGGCAAAAATGTCAAACTGAAAGGCGTCAATCTCCATCATGATCTCGGCATGACCGGAGCGGCCTGGCACAAGGGGTTGGCGCGCCAGCGGTTGGAGGCACTAAAAGCCATTTCCTGCAATGCCATCCGCACCAGCCACAATCCTCCTGCCGCCGAGCTGCTGGACCTCTGCGATGAGATGGGCTTTTTGGTGATGGACGAGGCCTTTGACAAATGGGAGACCCTGCGGTACGGCCGGATTTTTGACGCCTGTTGGAAAAACGATTTGGATGCGACGATCGACCGCGACCGCAATCACCCCTCGGTGGTAATTTGGAGTGTGGGAAACGAGGTCAACCATCAAGGGCACGACGACATGATCGGGCGGCTGAAAATGCTGACCGATCGGGTCAGGGAAAAAGACCCCACCCGTCCGGTCACTTTCGCCATGGAGCCACACGCCTTCGACCCGGCACAAAACGCGCTTTCCCCCGCCGAAAAGGCCGAACTGGTGGAAAAAATGCTTCCCTATATCGACCTCATCTCCTGCAATTATCAAGAGCAGTGGTATGACGAATATCATAAACGGATGCCCGACGCGCTGATCGTGGGAACCGAGACCTTCCCCTTCTATCGGGGGCAGGCAAAACGGTTTGACGCTTATCTGCCCGTGAACCCGTGGCTGGACTGCAAAAAAGATCATGTGGTCGGTCAGTTCATGTGGGCGGGCATCGATTATCTGGGCGAGGCCGTGGGCTGCGGGGGCTGGCCTGTTCGGGGCTGGTCGGGCGGGGTGATCGACACCGCCGGGCAGCTGAAAGCAAAAGCCCAGCTGACCCGTTCCATGTGGTCGCAAGAACCCATGATTGCTATGGCGGTCTGCGACGATACCTTAAAAAACCCCATGGAACCCGGTCCCTGGAGCAGCCCCAAATGGGCCGAGGGATGGAACTTTGAGCATCTGGACGCCACTTGCGTGCGGATGAATGTGTTTACCAACTGCGAGGAGGCGGAGATTCGTCAAGGCGAGACTCCGCTGCTGCGCCGCCGAATAGACGAATTCCCGGGCGGTTTTATGGAATTTTTTATCCCCTGGGCAAAGGGTGAAATCACGGCAGTGGGTTTCAATGCCGGGCAGGAGGTGTGCCGACAGACCGTCAAAACCGCCGATGAGCCCACGCGGATTCAACTGGCCGCCAAGGCCTATGAAGACGGGGACGGTACCCCAATTATTCGGGTGGAGGCGTTGGCTGCGGATGAGCAGGGAACGCCCTGTTACCGGTGTGAGCAGAAAATTACTTTCCACGCAGGAGAGGGGCTTTCTTTGCTGGGCACGGACAACGGTGACCTCACCGACCATACGCCGTATGCGTCTGCCTGCCGGGCTTTATATCACGGCTGCTGTGTGGCCTGCTTTACAGAGGAAACAAACGGCCCGATCACCGTTTCGGTTGTCACAGACGAGGGTTTATGCGGGGAAATTACGGTTTAA
- a CDS encoding helix-turn-helix transcriptional regulator: METKNHFTMKAIAKERIPFLIGWIIMFIWLYSYFLPFGGFRFESDLYNNKVGSNLIFTTVWLLSGALFALFINGKNYSRLTLYSVSIAILGFVSLRFTAAGIISDMIMIVSTVAIGYLFTSYCYAFFMILNNAEKFYSMLLAVFIPKLFMVMKPLLNDPDIETDGSNIIILILLLILFGCAFFNRNSTVPIPPKEDRKPPSKAYTLMLLVFAVVALNDVIAPAIIKSIHEKQNIPFEPFYFTGVILGIIIIVIFQIIRKTELYHILNLSFAFAALGFVSSALSISNTFYAFVSFLFFGLSYTLGFVNIYYLAGFMAKKFRSIVFYRTGIVLSSAFYLTAIFTTNLIEKLSHDYFNDVIAFSAFTSVIILITFLFSTPFFIKHLSSREWMDDTYRIDITHETRLGAKLKDYNLSPREIEACEKLLDGFTLRQISAIMGISFSTVNTYCNSIYKKLNINSRTELLVMFQEYSQK; the protein is encoded by the coding sequence ATGGAGACGAAAAATCATTTTACGATGAAAGCCATTGCAAAAGAGCGTATCCCCTTTTTGATCGGCTGGATCATTATGTTTATTTGGCTTTATTCCTACTTTCTGCCCTTCGGGGGATTTCGCTTTGAAAGCGATCTTTATAACAATAAGGTCGGCAGCAACCTGATTTTCACAACTGTTTGGCTACTTTCCGGCGCGTTGTTCGCACTATTCATCAACGGAAAAAATTATTCACGCCTGACCTTGTACAGCGTTTCGATCGCTATTTTGGGATTCGTATCGCTGCGTTTCACAGCGGCGGGCATCATCTCCGACATGATTATGATTGTCAGCACCGTGGCAATCGGATATCTTTTCACCTCATACTGTTATGCATTTTTCATGATATTGAACAATGCCGAAAAATTTTACTCCATGCTGCTGGCGGTATTCATTCCTAAACTGTTTATGGTGATGAAACCCCTGTTGAACGATCCCGATATCGAAACAGACGGCTCTAATATCATCATTCTGATTTTATTGCTGATTTTATTCGGCTGCGCGTTTTTCAACCGTAATAGCACCGTTCCCATCCCGCCGAAAGAGGACCGGAAACCGCCTTCGAAGGCGTATACGCTGATGCTGCTGGTGTTCGCCGTGGTTGCTCTGAACGATGTGATCGCTCCCGCGATAATCAAAAGCATCCATGAAAAGCAGAATATTCCTTTTGAACCCTTCTATTTTACGGGGGTTATTTTGGGGATTATAATTATCGTTATCTTTCAAATTATCCGAAAAACAGAACTGTATCATATATTAAATCTCTCTTTTGCTTTTGCAGCGCTGGGTTTCGTGTCAAGCGCATTAAGCATTTCAAATACATTCTACGCCTTCGTTTCCTTCTTGTTTTTCGGTTTATCCTACACCCTGGGGTTTGTAAATATTTATTATCTGGCCGGTTTTATGGCAAAAAAATTCCGCAGCATCGTCTTTTACAGAACGGGAATCGTCCTCTCTTCCGCTTTTTATTTAACCGCTATCTTTACGACAAATTTGATCGAAAAACTGAGTCATGATTATTTTAACGACGTCATCGCTTTCTCCGCTTTCACTTCCGTCATAATTCTGATTACATTTTTATTTTCAACACCGTTTTTTATCAAACACCTGAGTTCTCGGGAATGGATGGATGATACATACAGAATCGATATCACCCATGAGACCCGTTTGGGCGCCAAATTGAAGGATTACAATTTATCTCCCCGCGAAATCGAGGCCTGCGAAAAGCTTTTAGATGGTTTTACCTTAAGACAAATCAGTGCGATCATGGGTATTTCTTTTTCCACCGTCAACACCTACTGCAACAGTATTTATAAAAAATTGAATATCAACAGCCGAACGGAATTACTCGTCATGTTTCAGGAATATAGTCAAAAATAG
- a CDS encoding diguanylate cyclase: MEIKNNAGAPDNKYIAESEQIPNGSIAKKTSGNDLRIYENFGLFFNASSIGLIITDINGKIIAFNKSVHDIFGFDIKSYKNTNITELYTDSADRKRLLNMLAISTTIRDFEVKIKHKNGTSRAVLANIDAIQWQGEQMLLTSLYDITQYKQVQDESERDYQALFNNVPVGITVTDLPGNLVLFNNSARDLLKYDNETLSDIRAQDFYYSQNDRYKLLNITKKLGSARDFETRFRCADGSVVSVLLNTDIIEFNDQKNMLLTSIRNISNLKHIEDELAKERDFSNAILSIAATLFVVLDRNGKVTRFNHACEKLSGYSFSEVKETYLWDIPFIEPKITREQLNKLLAGGYAGAYETNFISKSNEKHLISWTFAAMPDSEEHIKYIIATGIDITKSRHDEEELHQANSQLASRVYELQERTEEMNLLNEMGEQLQICQNTEEACAISVQYVKRICPSSHGALYLIKDSGNLAEAIQKWGEPSNTQEIFAPLNCWAIRRGRQHLVDDNHPGLLCTHITGPQSGRYVCIPLLANGETIGILHLNDFSKPIQELSAPNETCNDHKFQMVTTIAEHTALALSNLKLKETLRQQSIRDALTGLFNRRYMEESLERELRRAMRNNKTVGVIMIDIDHFKNFNDAFGHDGGDALLRELGVLLKQALRGGDIVCRYGGEEFVMVLPEIALEDAKKRAEEVRQGIKNLSVYHLGKPLDKCTVSLGVAVFPENGNTAETILKAADNALYRAKNEGRDRVVAAETA; this comes from the coding sequence ATGGAAATCAAAAACAATGCGGGGGCTCCCGATAACAAATACATCGCCGAAAGCGAACAAATTCCGAACGGCAGCATAGCAAAGAAGACATCCGGAAATGATTTGCGTATTTATGAGAATTTCGGCCTTTTTTTCAATGCCTCATCAATAGGCCTTATCATCACCGATATCAACGGAAAAATCATCGCTTTCAATAAATCGGTTCATGACATATTCGGATTCGATATTAAATCATATAAAAATACAAATATCACGGAATTATACACGGATTCGGCTGACCGAAAGCGTCTTTTAAATATGCTCGCGATTTCAACGACCATACGGGATTTTGAAGTTAAAATCAAACACAAGAACGGAACTTCACGAGCGGTCTTAGCCAATATTGACGCCATCCAGTGGCAGGGCGAACAAATGCTGCTGACTTCTTTATACGATATTACCCAGTATAAACAAGTTCAAGATGAATCCGAAAGAGATTATCAAGCGCTTTTCAACAACGTCCCGGTCGGCATTACTGTCACCGATCTTCCGGGAAATTTAGTTCTGTTCAACAATTCGGCCAGGGACCTCCTGAAGTATGACAATGAAACACTCAGCGATATCCGCGCGCAGGATTTTTACTATTCTCAAAATGACAGATATAAATTACTGAACATCACAAAAAAACTGGGCAGCGCACGGGATTTTGAGACGAGATTCCGATGCGCGGACGGCAGCGTTGTTTCCGTTCTGCTGAATACCGATATTATCGAATTCAACGATCAAAAAAATATGCTGCTGACGTCCATTCGCAATATCTCTAATCTTAAACATATTGAAGATGAGCTGGCCAAGGAACGCGACTTTTCCAATGCCATTCTGAGCATTGCCGCAACCCTGTTTGTTGTACTGGACCGCAACGGAAAAGTCACCAGATTTAATCATGCATGTGAAAAGCTCTCCGGCTACTCTTTTTCCGAAGTAAAAGAGACCTATCTGTGGGATATCCCTTTTATTGAGCCAAAAATCACCCGTGAGCAACTCAATAAACTGCTCGCCGGAGGATATGCAGGCGCTTACGAAACCAATTTTATCTCAAAATCAAATGAAAAGCATTTAATTTCATGGACATTTGCGGCAATGCCGGACAGTGAAGAGCATATCAAATACATCATTGCAACCGGTATTGACATCACAAAATCCAGACATGATGAGGAAGAACTGCATCAGGCTAACAGCCAACTGGCATCAAGGGTTTACGAACTTCAGGAACGAACCGAAGAGATGAATCTGTTGAATGAGATGGGCGAACAGCTTCAAATCTGTCAAAATACCGAAGAGGCCTGTGCGATCAGCGTTCAATATGTCAAACGAATTTGCCCGTCCAGCCACGGCGCTTTATACCTGATAAAAGATTCCGGTAATCTTGCCGAAGCCATACAAAAGTGGGGCGAACCTTCAAACACCCAGGAGATTTTTGCGCCTTTGAATTGCTGGGCCATTCGGCGCGGACGTCAGCATCTTGTTGACGACAACCATCCCGGACTGCTTTGCACGCACATTACGGGTCCGCAATCCGGCCGATATGTATGCATTCCTCTGCTGGCAAACGGTGAAACCATCGGAATACTGCATTTAAACGATTTCAGTAAGCCTATACAGGAATTATCAGCACCGAATGAGACCTGTAATGATCACAAATTCCAAATGGTCACCACCATCGCGGAACATACTGCGCTTGCTCTTTCGAATTTAAAATTGAAAGAAACACTCCGTCAGCAATCAATCCGCGATGCCCTTACGGGTTTGTTTAACAGGCGCTACATGGAGGAGTCTCTTGAAAGAGAACTGCGCCGAGCCATGCGTAACAATAAAACCGTGGGCGTGATCATGATCGATATAGACCATTTCAAGAACTTCAACGATGCTTTCGGACATGACGGCGGAGATGCTTTACTACGGGAACTGGGTGTATTATTGAAACAGGCTCTTCGCGGCGGAGATATTGTCTGCCGATACGGCGGCGAAGAGTTTGTGATGGTGCTGCCCGAAATCGCTTTGGAAGACGCCAAAAAACGCGCTGAAGAAGTGCGCCAGGGCATTAAAAATCTTTCGGTCTATCATCTCGGAAAGCCGCTTGACAAATGCACGGTCTCACTCGGGGTCGCTGTCTTTCCGGAAAACGGCAACACCGCCGAGACCATTTTGAAAGCGGCGGATAATGCCCTCTACCGGGCTAAAAATGAGGGACGTGACCGCGTCGTGGCCGCGGAAACGGCCTAA